From the genome of Erythrobacter litoralis, one region includes:
- a CDS encoding DUF11 domain-containing protein: MRPTAQLLGAVSAFALVAMSSAPAIAAGTSAGVDITNTVTVQYQVGGVQQNDETDSDTFTVDRRVNVTVAFTGAGNTSVTPGEENAVLAFDVTNLSNDEVDLDLTTALTGGTGANIGSFEIYLDSNDNGVLDAAELTAGAITTLDDVAEDETVAVLVVADIGLDAVNGDLFDVVLTADATDDSGNPLVDTAGANTSGIDTVLFDGAGETDAANDGAFSALGTYEVAGALVTVAKSSSVVSDPVNGTTNPKAIPGATIEYCITVANAAGGATATDVDVIDDLPADVSYVTGSTFVDGDANCENGTSGGAFSAGTGPGGLDQVTGSLSDIAAGGTRSLYFRVTIN, translated from the coding sequence ATGAGACCAACCGCCCAATTGCTGGGTGCGGTGAGCGCGTTTGCGCTTGTCGCAATGTCCAGCGCTCCGGCAATCGCCGCCGGCACATCCGCCGGCGTCGACATCACCAACACCGTCACCGTCCAGTACCAGGTCGGCGGCGTCCAGCAGAACGACGAAACGGATTCCGACACCTTCACGGTCGACCGCCGGGTCAATGTCACGGTCGCCTTTACCGGCGCGGGCAACACATCGGTCACGCCGGGCGAAGAGAACGCCGTGCTGGCTTTCGACGTCACCAACCTGTCGAACGATGAGGTCGACCTCGATCTCACGACCGCGCTGACCGGCGGGACGGGAGCCAATATCGGCAGTTTCGAGATCTATCTCGACAGCAATGACAACGGCGTGCTCGATGCGGCAGAACTGACCGCCGGTGCGATCACGACGCTCGATGACGTCGCCGAGGATGAAACCGTCGCGGTTCTCGTGGTGGCCGATATCGGTCTCGACGCGGTCAATGGCGACCTGTTCGATGTCGTGCTGACCGCCGATGCGACCGACGATTCGGGCAATCCGCTCGTCGATACCGCCGGGGCCAACACTTCGGGCATCGATACCGTCCTGTTCGACGGCGCGGGCGAAACCGACGCTGCCAATGACGGTGCCTTCTCGGCGCTCGGAACCTATGAAGTCGCCGGTGCGCTGGTGACGGTGGCCAAGTCGAGCTCGGTCGTGTCCGATCCGGTCAACGGGACCACCAATCCCAAGGCAATCCCCGGTGCGACGATCGAATACTGCATCACCGTCGCCAATGCGGCCGGCGGTGCGACAGCGACCGATGTCGACGTGATCGACGATCTGCCCGCGGATGTGAGCTATGTCACCGGTTCGACCTTCGTCGATGGTGATGCGAACTGCGAGAACGGCACGTCGGGCGGCGCGTTCAGCGCCGGCACGGGTCCGGGCGGTCTCGATCAGGTAACCGGCTCGCTCAGCGACATCGCGGCGGGCGGCACACGCTCGCTCTATTTCCGGGTCACGATCAACTGA
- a CDS encoding DUF11 domain-containing protein, translating to MNTKHGYRRIFAAMLAVPIVLALVPTSAARAQSVSAGTLIENTAQATYEDAGGPRTISSNTVSLRVDELLEVTLTSLDSGALDVGPGEAVLAFELTNTGNGPESFELIANPAVAGNDFDVRIDGLAVDTNGNGTYDPGVDEILTAPETTRELAPGEAITVFVLATVPDGIPDTAESEVELTANAATGSGAAGTVFAGAGDGGGDAVVGTTGASAPALGRMQAGVASVELTKAVSVSDPFGGTSAVAGSIATFTITANVSGSGSVDELVVSDAIPAGTTYAAGTLTLDGAPLTDASDADAGSASDADGVRVDLGTVAAGTGHTIAFDVAIN from the coding sequence ATGAATACCAAGCACGGCTACCGCCGGATCTTCGCCGCCATGCTTGCGGTGCCGATCGTGCTCGCGCTTGTTCCAACTTCTGCCGCACGCGCACAATCGGTCAGCGCCGGGACCCTGATCGAGAACACCGCGCAGGCCACGTACGAAGATGCGGGCGGTCCGCGCACGATCAGCTCGAACACCGTATCGCTGCGCGTCGACGAACTGCTCGAGGTCACCCTTACTTCGCTCGATTCTGGCGCTCTCGACGTAGGGCCGGGCGAAGCGGTGCTCGCTTTTGAACTGACCAATACGGGAAATGGCCCGGAAAGCTTCGAACTGATCGCCAATCCGGCGGTGGCCGGCAATGATTTCGACGTCAGGATCGACGGGCTTGCCGTGGATACCAACGGCAACGGCACCTACGATCCGGGTGTCGACGAGATCCTCACCGCTCCCGAGACCACGCGCGAGCTGGCACCGGGCGAAGCCATCACCGTTTTCGTGCTCGCGACCGTGCCGGACGGCATCCCCGACACGGCCGAGAGTGAAGTCGAACTCACCGCCAATGCCGCGACGGGTAGCGGTGCTGCGGGCACCGTATTCGCGGGTGCGGGCGACGGGGGCGGGGATGCCGTCGTCGGCACGACCGGCGCCTCGGCCCCGGCGCTCGGCCGGATGCAGGCGGGAGTGGCGAGCGTCGAGCTGACCAAGGCGGTGAGTGTGTCGGACCCATTCGGCGGGACCAGCGCCGTCGCGGGCTCGATCGCGACATTCACCATCACCGCGAATGTTTCGGGAAGCGGTTCGGTCGACGAACTCGTCGTCAGCGACGCGATTCCCGCAGGCACGACCTACGCGGCCGGAACCCTCACGCTCGACGGGGCCCCGCTGACCGATGCGAGCGACGCCGACGCCGGCAGCGCCTCCGACGCGGACGGCGTGCGGGTCGATCTCGGCACGGTCGCCGCCGGGACCGGCCACACCATCGCGTTCGATGTCGCAATCAATTGA
- the proB gene encoding glutamate 5-kinase — protein MSGRKRVVVKVGSSLLANEDRLTPRFGFMQRLLEDIARLRDEGYDVILTSSGAVALGLNTVGVTREKAGVSDKQAAAACGMPLLLNAYKQVGHEYGLEIAQILLTLGDFEDHRRFLNTRNTVNRLLKSRIMPIVNENDTITTEEIRVGDNDRLAAKIAQMVEADHFIMLTSVDGLYDRDPSEEGSQLVEELTDVNDYLEAASGISALGSGGMLTKLQAANMAQNAGCTTYIANGEADYPITSVMHGERRCTVCIANAAPDSLWETWLADRLQRAGLLVITDEATARIDQNEPIKREDVVEMDGDFSRGDVLHIYDREGNELARGLSDFTSDETRVMINNQDMPADKLLGYQTSGEIIRPENLVVLENRHLPWETPSSVATS, from the coding sequence GTGTCAGGAAGAAAGAGAGTTGTCGTCAAGGTCGGATCGAGCCTGCTCGCGAATGAGGATCGGCTCACGCCGCGTTTCGGGTTCATGCAGCGCCTGCTCGAAGACATCGCGCGGCTGCGCGACGAAGGCTATGATGTGATCCTGACCTCTTCGGGCGCGGTCGCGCTCGGGCTCAACACGGTCGGGGTGACCCGGGAAAAGGCAGGCGTCAGCGACAAGCAGGCCGCAGCCGCCTGCGGGATGCCGCTCCTGCTTAACGCCTACAAGCAGGTCGGTCACGAATACGGCCTCGAGATCGCGCAGATCCTGCTGACGTTGGGCGATTTCGAGGATCATCGCCGTTTTCTCAACACCCGCAATACGGTCAACCGGCTGCTCAAGTCGCGGATCATGCCGATCGTGAACGAGAACGACACGATCACGACCGAGGAAATCCGTGTCGGCGACAATGACCGGCTCGCGGCCAAGATCGCGCAGATGGTCGAGGCGGATCATTTCATCATGCTCACCAGCGTCGACGGCCTGTATGACCGCGATCCTTCCGAGGAAGGATCGCAGCTGGTCGAGGAACTGACCGACGTGAACGACTACCTCGAGGCCGCCTCGGGCATTTCCGCACTCGGTTCGGGCGGGATGCTGACCAAGCTGCAGGCCGCCAACATGGCGCAGAATGCGGGTTGTACGACCTACATCGCTAATGGCGAGGCCGATTACCCGATTACCTCGGTGATGCATGGGGAGCGGCGCTGCACGGTCTGCATCGCCAATGCCGCCCCGGATTCGCTGTGGGAGACGTGGCTCGCCGACCGGCTTCAGCGGGCGGGCCTGCTCGTCATCACCGACGAGGCGACTGCGCGGATCGATCAGAACGAACCGATCAAGCGCGAGGACGTGGTCGAGATGGACGGCGATTTCTCCCGCGGTGACGTGCTCCATATTTACGACAGGGAAGGCAACGAACTTGCTCGCGGCCTGTCGGATTTCACTTCGGACGAGACGCGGGTGATGATCAACAACCAGGACATGCCCGCCGACAAGCTGCTAGGCTACCAGACGAGCGGCGAGATCATCAGGCCGGAAAACCTCGTCGTGCTGGAAAACCGCCATCTGCCCTGGGAAACGCCGAGCAGCGTTGCAACCAGCTAG
- a CDS encoding pyrroline-5-carboxylate reductase family protein, protein MGGALLENWKRGDEAFAIVDPFLDSAPEGVALHEKREEVADRQFDVIVAAIKPQMIDEVMPDYSDMFTSKGYLLSIAAGCSIARLKKVSGGKPVIRIMPNLPAAIGAGVSALCASEDATEAQLAHARAMMERTGTVITVEDEDAIDRFTAVAGSGPGYVFELARAYTEAAMALGFDEDQARAMVLGTLQGTVAMAAGSGEKLETLRNSVTSKGGTTAAGLNALNGKGELSALLSATLEAAYDRAVELR, encoded by the coding sequence ATGGGCGGGGCGCTGCTCGAAAACTGGAAACGCGGGGACGAGGCATTCGCAATCGTCGACCCCTTCCTCGACAGCGCGCCCGAAGGCGTTGCGCTCCACGAAAAGCGCGAAGAGGTCGCTGATCGCCAGTTCGACGTCATCGTCGCCGCGATCAAGCCGCAGATGATCGACGAGGTCATGCCCGACTATTCCGACATGTTCACAAGCAAAGGCTATCTCCTGTCGATTGCCGCCGGCTGTTCGATCGCCCGGCTCAAGAAAGTGTCGGGCGGCAAGCCCGTCATCCGCATCATGCCCAATCTGCCCGCCGCGATCGGCGCAGGCGTCAGCGCGCTGTGCGCCAGCGAGGACGCGACCGAAGCCCAGCTCGCCCATGCACGCGCCATGATGGAGCGCACCGGCACCGTCATAACGGTGGAGGACGAGGATGCGATCGACCGTTTCACGGCGGTCGCAGGCTCGGGGCCGGGCTATGTCTTCGAACTTGCCCGCGCCTATACCGAGGCGGCGATGGCCCTGGGCTTCGACGAGGATCAGGCCCGCGCAATGGTGCTCGGCACGCTGCAGGGCACCGTCGCGATGGCTGCAGGCAGCGGGGAAAAACTCGAAACCCTGCGGAATTCGGTGACAAGCAAGGGCGGCACGACCGCCGCCGGGCTCAATGCTCTCAACGGCAAGGGCGAATTATCCGCCCTCCTTTCCGCAACTCTCGAAGCGGCCTATGATCGCGCGGTCGAACTGCGCTGA
- a CDS encoding glutamate-5-semialdehyde dehydrogenase has product MTGQDLDPRIHITQLGNNAQTASRQLRAASTEAKNTALREAAKALREATSELIDANAKDVESVRGKKPDSFIDRLMLDEGRIEGMAKALEEIAELSDPVGRVLATFERPNGLHIERIAVPIGVIGMIYESRPNVGADASALCLKSGNAVILRGGSESRHSTRKIVACMQAGLEAANLPVEAVQTVQTTSREAVAELLRAVGLVDLVIPRGGRGLVELVRDQAKVPTLLHLDGNCHSYIHEAADLEKAVAVTKNAKLRRTGICGATESVVVDEAVAEKAIPMLLDAMPDCEFRGDATAVGIDARVKPATEEDFDTEFLDKIASIKVVPGLEQGIEWVASHTSGHTDAILTEDEGAARAFLTAIDSAVVMHNASTQFSDGGEFGMGAEIGIATGKMHARGPVGLEQLCSFKYVVKGDGQTRP; this is encoded by the coding sequence ATGACCGGCCAGGATCTCGATCCCCGCATCCACATCACCCAGCTCGGCAACAACGCACAAACCGCCTCGCGACAGCTGCGCGCCGCCTCGACCGAGGCGAAGAACACCGCGCTGCGCGAGGCGGCGAAGGCTTTGCGCGAGGCGACCTCCGAACTGATCGACGCGAATGCGAAAGACGTCGAGAGCGTGCGTGGGAAAAAGCCCGACAGCTTCATCGATCGCCTGATGCTTGACGAAGGCCGGATCGAGGGCATGGCCAAGGCGCTCGAGGAAATCGCCGAGCTGTCCGATCCGGTCGGCCGCGTGCTCGCCACGTTCGAGCGTCCCAACGGCCTCCACATCGAGCGGATCGCCGTTCCCATCGGGGTCATCGGCATGATTTACGAATCGCGCCCCAATGTCGGCGCCGATGCGAGCGCGCTGTGCCTCAAATCGGGCAATGCGGTGATCCTGCGCGGCGGTTCGGAAAGCCGCCATTCGACGCGAAAAATCGTCGCCTGCATGCAGGCCGGACTCGAAGCGGCGAACCTTCCGGTCGAGGCGGTCCAGACCGTCCAGACCACTTCGCGCGAGGCGGTGGCCGAACTCCTTCGCGCCGTCGGCCTCGTCGATCTCGTCATACCGCGCGGCGGGCGCGGTCTCGTCGAACTGGTGCGTGACCAGGCCAAGGTTCCGACGCTCCTCCACCTTGACGGCAATTGCCACAGCTACATTCACGAAGCCGCCGACCTCGAAAAGGCGGTCGCGGTTACGAAGAACGCCAAGCTGCGCCGCACCGGCATCTGCGGTGCGACGGAAAGCGTGGTGGTGGACGAGGCAGTGGCCGAAAAGGCGATCCCGATGCTGCTCGACGCCATGCCCGATTGCGAATTCCGCGGCGATGCGACTGCGGTCGGCATCGATGCCCGCGTCAAGCCGGCCACCGAAGAAGATTTCGACACCGAATTCCTTGACAAGATCGCCTCGATCAAGGTCGTGCCCGGCCTTGAGCAGGGGATCGAATGGGTTGCCTCGCACACATCTGGCCACACCGATGCGATCCTGACCGAAGACGAGGGCGCTGCACGCGCTTTCCTCACCGCGATCGACAGCGCGGTGGTTATGCACAACGCCTCGACCCAGTTTTCCGACGGCGGCGAATTCGGCATGGGCGCGGAAATCGGCATCGCGACGGGCAAAATGCACGCGCGCGGCCCTGTCGGGCTCGAGCAATTGTGCAGCTTCAAATATGTCGTGAAGGGCGACGGTCAGACCCGGCCCTAA
- a CDS encoding GNAT family N-acetyltransferase, whose product MIIETKLNDGTPICIRTVTREDEARLRSGIARLSAHSRYLRFFSGMREPPQPVIDALLEVDGHRHIAWGAIRTDLADRPALGVVHAFRDADRPDRAEFSVAVIDEYHGLGLARLLTATLLHACKAEGLETLSVSILPENAGAIRLTRLLGGHRTDPRGEVAEFDIDIDEALESLRRDGAPQGLGAVFDAFAREG is encoded by the coding sequence GTGATCATCGAGACGAAGCTTAACGACGGCACGCCGATCTGCATCCGCACCGTCACCCGAGAGGACGAGGCGCGGCTGCGGTCGGGCATTGCGCGCCTGTCCGCTCATTCGCGCTACCTGCGCTTCTTTTCGGGGATGCGTGAGCCGCCTCAGCCGGTGATCGATGCGCTGCTGGAGGTCGACGGGCACCGCCATATCGCCTGGGGCGCGATCCGGACCGACCTTGCCGATCGCCCCGCGCTCGGCGTGGTCCATGCCTTTCGCGATGCGGACCGGCCCGATCGGGCGGAGTTTTCAGTCGCGGTGATCGACGAGTATCACGGGCTCGGCCTCGCGCGCCTTCTGACCGCAACGCTGCTTCATGCCTGCAAGGCCGAGGGGCTGGAGACGCTTTCGGTCAGCATCCTGCCCGAGAACGCCGGAGCGATCCGGCTCACCCGCCTGCTTGGCGGGCACCGGACCGATCCGCGGGGCGAAGTCGCCGAATTCGACATCGATATCGACGAAGCGCTCGAAAGCCTGCGCCGCGACGGGGCGCCGCAGGGCCTCGGCGCGGTATTCGATGCGTTCGCGCGGGAGGGTTAG
- a CDS encoding ATP-binding protein, protein MRSVVAASGSSRERARPCADWPAAGLVGKMLSLGRRESEPKLVDLRVILASVRDLVAPSMADPLHRIAFEAPEEPVLVHADATEVMQVALNLALNARDALVPGQEGNIALTIAPVGAIGPEGKLMVGEMPEEAALIRVRDTGCGIASNDFAQVFEPFYTRKGEAGTGLGLAVVAGIVAGAGGAITVESTPGEGTLFEVFWPPKPRAEEPNTLAAPGPLDGHMLAGKAVLVVDDNPAVVDTIVAMLERAGAEPAPCLDPDDAIAAIEEDPQAFDLVVTDYDMPGMNGPDLARALRAIREDLPLLLLTAIPLAYGRRAGEAEPFDVVLGKPANMDSLVASARLAIANARRRTP, encoded by the coding sequence ATGAGGAGCGTCGTTGCCGCATCGGGCTCGTCGCGCGAGAGGGCGAGACCCTGTGCCGACTGGCCCGCCGCCGGGCTCGTCGGCAAGATGCTCTCGCTCGGGCGGCGCGAATCCGAACCCAAGCTGGTGGACCTGCGGGTGATTCTTGCAAGCGTGCGCGATCTCGTCGCGCCCAGCATGGCCGATCCGCTCCACCGCATCGCCTTCGAGGCGCCCGAGGAGCCGGTCCTCGTCCATGCCGACGCGACCGAAGTCATGCAGGTCGCGTTGAACCTGGCGCTCAATGCCCGCGACGCGCTTGTGCCGGGCCAAGAAGGAAACATCGCGCTCACCATCGCGCCGGTTGGTGCGATCGGGCCGGAAGGAAAGCTCATGGTCGGTGAAATGCCCGAAGAGGCCGCGCTCATCCGGGTCCGGGACACGGGCTGCGGCATCGCCTCGAACGATTTCGCGCAGGTGTTCGAACCGTTCTATACCCGCAAGGGAGAAGCCGGGACCGGGCTCGGCCTCGCGGTGGTCGCAGGGATCGTTGCAGGTGCAGGCGGCGCGATCACGGTCGAGAGCACGCCGGGCGAAGGCACTCTGTTCGAAGTCTTCTGGCCGCCCAAGCCGCGAGCCGAGGAACCCAACACGCTCGCCGCCCCCGGCCCGCTCGACGGGCACATGCTCGCGGGCAAGGCCGTGCTGGTGGTCGACGACAACCCGGCCGTGGTCGACACCATCGTCGCGATGCTCGAACGCGCGGGCGCCGAGCCCGCCCCGTGCCTCGATCCCGATGACGCGATCGCCGCAATCGAGGAAGACCCGCAGGCCTTCGACCTCGTCGTGACCGATTACGACATGCCGGGCATGAACGGGCCCGACCTCGCCCGCGCGCTGCGCGCTATCCGCGAGGATCTTCCGCTGCTCCTGCTCACCGCGATACCGCTTGCCTATGGCAGGCGCGCGGGCGAGGCGGAACCGTTCGATGTGGTTCTGGGCAAGCCCGCCAACATGGATTCGCTTGTCGCCTCGGCGCGGCTTGCCATCGCCAATGCTCGCAGGAGGACGCCATGA
- a CDS encoding response regulator transcription factor: protein MTRVLIADDHDLLRDVLRSYLEAEGGFSVVTAADLPSALELVAGEEGFDLLLLDYAMPGMNGFDGLAKAIAAVPGTPVALMSGMAPVGVAEKVLACGAAGFLPKTLPARSVVNAIRFMAAGETYMPLDMIRQQPDQGSPDIGLSPREREVLSRLCEGLANKEIARDLGLREPTIKLHVKTICRKLGARNRTHAAMLARERALC, encoded by the coding sequence ATGACCCGCGTGCTGATCGCAGACGATCACGATTTGCTGCGCGATGTTCTGCGCTCTTACCTGGAAGCGGAGGGCGGCTTTTCGGTCGTTACCGCCGCCGACCTTCCCTCCGCGCTGGAATTGGTCGCGGGGGAGGAGGGCTTCGACCTGCTGCTGCTCGACTATGCGATGCCTGGCATGAACGGCTTTGACGGGCTGGCAAAGGCGATCGCGGCAGTACCCGGCACTCCGGTCGCGCTGATGAGCGGCATGGCCCCGGTGGGCGTCGCGGAAAAGGTGCTCGCCTGCGGGGCCGCGGGATTCCTGCCCAAGACCCTCCCCGCGCGCTCGGTCGTCAATGCGATCCGTTTCATGGCGGCGGGCGAGACCTACATGCCGCTCGACATGATCCGGCAGCAGCCCGACCAGGGCAGCCCCGATATCGGCCTTTCCCCGCGCGAGCGCGAAGTACTCTCGCGCCTGTGCGAGGGCCTTGCGAACAAGGAAATCGCGCGCGACCTGGGCCTGCGCGAGCCGACGATCAAGCTCCACGTCAAGACGATCTGCCGCAAGCTTGGCGCGCGCAACCGGACCCATGCCGCAATGCTCGCGCGCGAGCGGGCGCTGTGCTGA
- a CDS encoding VIT1/CCC1 transporter family protein — MTDTSSHPDDPHFVNRTGWLRAAVLGANDGIVSVASLIVGVASASPSRDAVLVAGVAGLVAGALSMAAGEYISVSSQADLEQADIRREKVALKRMPEEEFAELRAIYEGRGLTNETADLVARELTEHDALDAHLRDELGLSDAMSANPLQAALASGLTFSSAAAIPLLAGWLSPVGVIIPVVLGVSVFALALLGALGARAGGAPVLPAVVRVVVWGVIAMAVTAAIGSLFGVSV, encoded by the coding sequence ATGACCGATACCAGTTCGCATCCCGACGATCCGCATTTCGTCAACCGCACCGGCTGGTTGCGTGCCGCGGTGCTGGGAGCGAATGACGGGATCGTTTCGGTCGCCTCGCTGATCGTCGGGGTCGCCTCCGCCTCGCCGTCTCGTGATGCGGTGCTGGTCGCTGGCGTTGCAGGGCTTGTCGCGGGCGCGCTGTCGATGGCGGCTGGCGAATATATCTCGGTTTCCTCGCAGGCCGATCTCGAACAGGCCGATATCCGCCGCGAGAAAGTCGCTCTTAAACGCATGCCCGAGGAGGAATTTGCCGAGCTCAGGGCGATCTACGAGGGGCGCGGCCTGACGAACGAGACCGCCGACCTCGTCGCGCGCGAACTGACCGAGCACGATGCGCTCGATGCGCATCTGCGCGATGAGCTTGGGCTGAGCGATGCGATGAGCGCTAATCCGTTGCAGGCGGCGCTGGCGTCGGGGCTCACTTTCAGCAGCGCCGCTGCCATCCCATTACTCGCGGGCTGGCTTTCGCCGGTGGGCGTGATCATCCCGGTCGTCCTCGGCGTGTCGGTGTTCGCGCTGGCGCTGCTCGGCGCGCTCGGCGCGCGGGCCGGGGGGGCGCCGGTCTTGCCCGCAGTGGTGCGGGTCGTGGTGTGGGGCGTGATCGCCATGGCCGTGACCGCCGCGATCGGCTCGCTTTTCGGGGTGAGCGTCTAG
- a CDS encoding phospholipase D family protein: MLGKLAIIAGAVVVGVVVLRLAYGLPPKPAETPEPAPSGDPDGALHRLVGMRDDEHGSAIQPLREGKIAFAARLMLIDRAERSIDVQYYIWHDDLTGLLTLERLRAAADRGVAVRLLLDDLGVSRLDAVLAELNAHPNIEVRLYNPFGLRWPVPVNYLFDFVRLNRRMHNKAMTFDRVLTITGGRNIGDEYFDTGDEPAFVDLDAIAAGDAAEAVADDFADYWASRSAYRLERVIPGERHQRGALDRALQVVCDSEEYRDYARAFETDPAIRAISGGELDLEPARAKLVSDIPDKTLGSVLSGHLLVGKLAGLLDEVEESFDLVSPYFVPGKRGTDEFLRLARRGVRVRVLTNSLAAYDVPLVHAGYRKYRRRLLEGGIELYELKARSSPPARRSDAGAIGSSGSSLHAKTFAADSRTVFIGSFNFDPRSIWLNTEMGLVIASEPIARKIEQVLAQEYTRIAYRVSLDERGRMRWEDPETGAILYRDPDSSLAQRTLMRALGLLPIEWLL; encoded by the coding sequence GTGCTGGGCAAGCTCGCGATAATCGCAGGGGCCGTCGTGGTTGGGGTGGTCGTGCTGCGCCTTGCCTACGGGCTGCCGCCCAAGCCCGCCGAAACGCCCGAACCCGCCCCGTCGGGCGATCCCGATGGCGCGCTTCACCGGCTAGTCGGGATGCGCGACGACGAGCATGGCTCGGCGATCCAGCCGCTGCGCGAGGGTAAGATAGCGTTTGCCGCGCGGCTCATGCTGATCGACCGCGCGGAGCGCTCGATCGACGTCCAGTATTACATCTGGCACGACGATCTCACCGGCCTTCTCACCCTTGAACGGCTGCGCGCGGCGGCCGATCGCGGAGTTGCGGTGCGGCTGCTGCTCGACGATCTCGGCGTGTCCCGGCTCGACGCGGTGCTTGCCGAACTGAACGCCCATCCGAACATCGAGGTGCGGCTCTACAACCCGTTCGGCCTGCGCTGGCCGGTTCCGGTCAATTACCTGTTCGATTTCGTCCGCCTCAACCGCCGTATGCACAACAAGGCGATGACTTTCGACCGGGTGCTCACGATCACCGGCGGACGGAATATCGGGGACGAATATTTCGACACCGGGGACGAGCCCGCTTTCGTCGATCTCGACGCAATCGCCGCCGGCGATGCGGCGGAGGCGGTGGCGGACGATTTCGCGGATTACTGGGCCTCGCGCTCGGCCTATCGGCTGGAGCGGGTCATCCCCGGCGAGCGCCACCAGCGCGGCGCGCTCGACCGTGCGCTTCAGGTCGTGTGCGACAGCGAGGAATACCGCGATTACGCCCGCGCGTTCGAAACCGATCCCGCGATCCGGGCGATCAGCGGAGGCGAGCTCGATCTCGAGCCTGCGCGCGCGAAACTCGTCAGCGACATTCCCGACAAGACGCTCGGCAGTGTGCTGTCGGGCCACCTGCTGGTGGGAAAGCTCGCCGGGCTGCTTGACGAGGTGGAGGAGAGTTTCGACCTCGTTTCGCCCTATTTCGTCCCGGGCAAGAGGGGCACCGACGAATTCCTGCGCCTCGCCCGGCGCGGTGTGCGGGTGCGGGTGCTGACCAATTCGCTTGCCGCCTACGACGTGCCGCTCGTCCATGCGGGCTATCGCAAGTATCGCCGCCGCCTGCTCGAAGGGGGGATCGAACTCTACGAACTCAAGGCGCGTTCCTCTCCGCCTGCGCGGCGATCGGATGCGGGCGCGATCGGGTCGAGCGGATCGAGCCTCCATGCCAAGACCTTCGCCGCCGATAGTCGCACGGTCTTCATCGGGTCGTTCAACTTCGATCCCCGCTCTATCTGGCTCAACACCGAGATGGGCCTCGTCATCGCAAGCGAGCCGATCGCGCGCAAGATCGAGCAGGTGCTGGCGCAGGAATATACCCGGATCGCCTATCGCGTATCGCTCGACGAGCGCGGGCGGATGCGCTGGGAAGACCCGGAAACGGGCGCGATCCTCTACCGGGATCCGGACAGCAGCCTTGCCCAGCGCACGCTGATGCGCGCGCTCGGCCTGCTGCCGATTGAATGGCTCCTCTAG